In Candidatus Deferrimicrobiaceae bacterium, one genomic interval encodes:
- a CDS encoding phosphoglycerate kinase — MRVRTIDQLDLSGKRTLIRVDLNVPLDKAGNITDDTRIKAILPTIRLSMEKGAKTILLSHLGRPKGKVVPEMSLSPVAKRLASLLGREVSFVPDCVGEAAQKAVASMKPGDVLLLENVRFFPGEEKNDEAFGKQLAALCDAYVNDAFATAHRGHSSNVAVTRFVREKAAGLLMKNEIAYFEKALVSPARPLAAVFGGAKISGKIEAIHNVLGKVDKILIGGAMANTFFAALGYEVGNSLYEAEMVQTAGKVIATATARKLKFYLPVDVVVADRLDASAASKTVPAQEIPVGWTAADIGPATSLLFKEALQDAKTIVWNGPLGAFEIGPFSNGTYSMMRALAESDAITIVGGGDTDTALHKAGLFSRMSYVSTGGGAFLELLEGKRLPGITALEEG, encoded by the coding sequence GACGCTCATCCGCGTCGATCTCAACGTCCCCCTGGACAAGGCGGGGAACATCACCGACGACACGAGGATCAAGGCGATCCTCCCCACGATCCGCCTGTCCATGGAAAAAGGGGCGAAGACGATCCTTCTGTCCCACCTGGGGCGCCCCAAAGGGAAGGTGGTCCCCGAGATGAGCCTCTCCCCCGTGGCGAAGCGCCTCGCCTCCCTCCTCGGGAGGGAGGTTTCCTTCGTGCCCGACTGCGTCGGGGAGGCAGCGCAAAAAGCCGTGGCCTCGATGAAACCGGGCGACGTCCTCCTTCTGGAGAACGTGCGGTTTTTCCCCGGCGAGGAGAAAAACGACGAAGCCTTCGGGAAGCAGCTCGCGGCCCTGTGCGACGCATACGTGAACGACGCGTTCGCGACCGCCCATCGGGGGCACTCGTCGAACGTGGCCGTCACCCGGTTCGTCCGGGAGAAAGCCGCCGGGCTGCTCATGAAGAACGAGATCGCCTATTTCGAGAAGGCCCTCGTCTCCCCCGCACGCCCGCTGGCGGCGGTCTTCGGCGGGGCCAAGATCTCCGGGAAGATCGAGGCGATCCACAACGTCCTCGGGAAGGTGGACAAGATCCTCATCGGCGGGGCCATGGCGAACACCTTCTTCGCCGCCCTGGGGTACGAGGTGGGCAATTCCCTCTACGAGGCGGAAATGGTCCAGACCGCGGGCAAGGTGATCGCGACCGCCACCGCCCGCAAGCTCAAGTTCTATCTCCCCGTCGACGTCGTGGTCGCCGACCGGCTCGACGCGTCGGCGGCCTCGAAGACCGTCCCCGCCCAGGAGATCCCCGTCGGGTGGACCGCAGCGGACATCGGGCCGGCCACATCGCTCCTCTTCAAGGAGGCGCTGCAGGACGCCAAGACCATCGTCTGGAACGGGCCGCTCGGGGCGTTCGAGATCGGTCCGTTCTCCAACGGAACCTACTCGATGATGCGGGCCCTGGCGGAGAGCGACGCCATCACCATCGTCGGCGGCGGGGACACCGACACGGCGCTGCACAAGGCGGGCCTGTTTTCGAGGATGTCCTACGTATCGACCGGCGGCGGGGCGTTCCTCGAACTCCTGGAAGGGAAACGGCTCCCCGGCATCACCGCGCTCGAGGAGGGGTAG